One window of the Salvia splendens isolate huo1 chromosome 1, SspV2, whole genome shotgun sequence genome contains the following:
- the LOC121804453 gene encoding uncharacterized protein LOC121804453, which translates to MDYNLGALKLMCAQLKNARQTPSQNAFSLGGILFQRAWIQGVLVSVPSASEDGESGRFLLDDGTGVIELLLSRDRQWESGMYLMVIGAYNVRAGDLPFIKVHKIVDLSPFPDRESMWYLEVIEAFKLFYEPLFQE; encoded by the exons atggattATAATTTAGGAGCATTAAAACTGATGTGCGCGCAACTGAAAAACGCCCGCCAAACGCCGTCACAGAACGCCTTCAGTCTCGGCGGCATCCTCTTCCAACGCGCTTGGATTCAG GGGGTTTTAGTCTCCGTACCTTCGGCATCCGAGGATGGTGAGAGCGGCCGGTTCCTTCTAGACGACGGCACCGGTGTCATTGAACTATTGCTCTCCCGCGACCGCCAATGGGAATCTG GGATGTACCTAATGGTGATTGGAGCGTATAATGTCCGCGCAGGTGATCTTCCATTTATTAAG GTTCACAAAATTGTTGATCTTTCACCATTTCCAGATAGGGAATCAATGTGGTATCTGGAAGTCATTGAAGCTTTCAAACTCTTTTATGAACCATTATTTCAAGAATGA